Proteins encoded together in one Cellulomonas gilvus ATCC 13127 window:
- a CDS encoding type II toxin-antitoxin system VapB family antitoxin: MIFKAVGEGRPYPDHGLETTKQWAEVPPRQVRLDELVTTKRTLDLGNLLAEDSTFYGDLFAHVVQYRGVMYLEDGLHRAVRAALHQRPVLHARVLVIE, from the coding sequence GTGATCTTCAAGGCGGTGGGCGAGGGCAGGCCCTACCCGGACCACGGGCTCGAGACGACGAAGCAGTGGGCCGAGGTCCCGCCGCGCCAGGTCCGGCTCGACGAGCTGGTGACCACGAAGCGGACGCTGGACCTGGGGAACCTGCTCGCGGAGGACTCGACGTTCTACGGCGACCTGTTCGCGCACGTGGTGCAGTACCGAGGCGTGATGTACCTCGAGGACGGCCTGCACCGCGCGGTGCGGGCCGCGCTGCACCAGCGGCCGGTGCTGCACGCACGTGTGCTGGTGATCGAGTGA
- a CDS encoding AAA family ATPase has product MAEELQSPIRQGAHDIAVERERVRRRRVYRLAGAVLAIEAWVITAALAGWPLFPRLPHVDPFLLTIVVFFVAMLLIVVLTTFGTSRSPHLTYRPEQVDVRLDDVIGIDPVKEDVRRSIDLFQTHRRFADQMGGTPRRGLLFEGLPGTGKTMTAKAMAAEAGVPFLFVSATSFQSMYYGATARRIRSYFKALRATARREGGAIGFIEEIDAIALRRGGMLAGAPAYGPSAASACVSSSSARLPGLRGTTTNAVISEGTGGVVNELLVQMQSFDEPTGVDKLYNRVVAAINLLLPAHRQIMQRRPGRAPILLIAATNRADSLDPALLRPGRFDRHLTFSTPDAHGRRALVDHFLTRRSHEVGLDDPALRDRIAAATNGWTPVMIEHLLDEALVNALRRGATTMSFQDVEQARITEMVGIGQPVRYTEAEQRLIATHEAGHATVAWLVAPNRTLEVLTIIRRGDALGLLAHGDCEEVWTHSQYDLQALVQISMGGWVAEELFFGQTTTGPASDLAAATRTAAQMVGAAGMTGSLVSFLAADRDLVSCVLADSAAREQLEGVLDDARSTVRRLLSRNRHLVEALRDALLDRHELIGPEITDVLERAAALAEARAARPALASAVASRVGEKPAA; this is encoded by the coding sequence GTGGCCGAGGAGCTGCAGTCCCCCATCCGGCAGGGCGCGCACGACATCGCGGTCGAGCGTGAGCGGGTGCGGCGCCGGCGGGTGTACCGGCTCGCGGGCGCCGTCCTGGCGATCGAGGCGTGGGTGATCACCGCGGCGCTCGCGGGGTGGCCCCTGTTCCCGCGTCTGCCGCACGTGGACCCGTTCCTGCTGACGATCGTCGTGTTCTTCGTCGCGATGCTCCTGATCGTGGTGCTGACCACGTTCGGCACGTCCCGCTCGCCGCACCTGACGTACCGGCCCGAGCAGGTGGACGTGCGCCTCGACGACGTGATCGGCATCGACCCGGTCAAGGAGGACGTGCGGCGCTCGATCGACCTGTTCCAGACGCACCGCCGGTTCGCCGACCAGATGGGTGGGACCCCGCGCCGCGGCCTGCTGTTCGAGGGGCTGCCGGGCACGGGCAAGACCATGACCGCCAAGGCCATGGCGGCCGAGGCGGGGGTCCCGTTCCTGTTCGTCTCGGCGACGTCGTTCCAGTCGATGTACTACGGCGCGACCGCGCGCCGGATCCGCTCCTACTTCAAGGCGCTGCGCGCCACGGCCCGCCGCGAGGGCGGCGCGATCGGCTTCATCGAGGAGATCGACGCGATCGCGCTGCGCCGTGGCGGGATGCTCGCGGGCGCACCCGCGTACGGGCCGTCGGCCGCCAGCGCATGCGTGTCGTCGTCCTCCGCGCGGCTGCCCGGCCTGCGGGGCACGACGACGAACGCGGTGATCTCCGAGGGCACGGGCGGCGTGGTCAACGAGCTCCTGGTGCAGATGCAGTCGTTCGACGAGCCCACGGGCGTGGACAAGCTCTACAACCGGGTGGTCGCCGCGATCAACCTGCTGCTGCCGGCGCACCGCCAGATCATGCAGCGCCGTCCCGGCCGCGCACCGATCCTGCTGATCGCGGCGACCAACCGCGCCGACTCCCTCGACCCGGCGCTGCTGCGCCCGGGCCGGTTCGACCGGCACCTGACGTTCTCCACGCCCGACGCGCACGGCCGCCGCGCGCTCGTCGACCACTTCCTGACGAGGCGCTCGCACGAGGTGGGCCTGGACGACCCGGCGCTGCGGGACCGGATCGCGGCCGCCACCAACGGCTGGACGCCCGTGATGATCGAGCACCTGCTGGACGAGGCGCTGGTCAACGCGCTGCGCCGGGGTGCGACCACGATGTCCTTCCAGGACGTGGAGCAGGCGCGCATCACGGAGATGGTGGGGATCGGCCAGCCCGTGCGCTACACCGAGGCCGAGCAGCGCCTGATCGCGACGCACGAGGCCGGGCACGCCACGGTCGCGTGGCTCGTGGCGCCCAACCGCACGCTCGAGGTGCTGACGATCATCCGCCGCGGTGACGCGCTCGGGCTGCTCGCGCACGGCGACTGCGAGGAGGTGTGGACGCACTCGCAGTACGACCTGCAGGCGCTCGTGCAGATCTCGATGGGCGGCTGGGTGGCGGAGGAGCTGTTCTTCGGGCAGACGACGACCGGGCCCGCCTCCGACCTCGCGGCGGCCACGCGCACGGCGGCGCAGATGGTGGGTGCGGCGGGCATGACGGGTTCGCTCGTCTCGTTCCTGGCGGCCGACCGTGACCTGGTGAGCTGCGTGCTGGCGGACTCCGCGGCGCGCGAACAGCTCGAGGGGGTGCTGGACGACGCGCGCAGCACGGTGCGCCGCCTGCTGTCCCGCAACCGGCACCTGGTCGAGGCGCTGCGCGACGCGCTGCTGGACCGGCACGAACTCATCGGCCCCGAGATCACGGACGTGCTCGAGCGGGCCGCGGCGCTGGCCGAGGCCCGCGCGGCCCGGCCCGCGCTCGCGTCCGCCGTGGCCTCGCGCGTGGGGGAGAAGCCCGCCGCATGA
- a CDS encoding Fpg/Nei family DNA glycosylase, whose product MPEGHTVHRIARQLELDLVGRALRVTSPQGRFAAGAARLDGQVLLESTAVGKHLFLTFASGDVLRVHLGLYGAWDFHGRLTPVTTGELAWGSMGAPRLRRVLRMGEDEREGPADEGGLVAQFPPDPVGQVRVRLASQETVADLRGPSACEVLDPAGAAAAVERLGPDPATLTDDDERAAAGREMVRRLRARSVAVGQLLMDQAVVAGIGNIYRAELLFRARLDPRTPGRQVPVRTATALWEDWATLLATGIAEGMIITRDDLTPDERRAAATDTRLRHWVYHRAGEPCRVCGTPVLVEDMAARKLYRCPTCQRRPRTTTRKT is encoded by the coding sequence GTGCCCGAAGGTCACACCGTCCACCGCATCGCCCGCCAGCTGGAGCTCGACCTCGTCGGCCGGGCGCTGCGCGTGACCTCGCCCCAGGGCCGGTTCGCGGCGGGAGCCGCACGCCTGGACGGTCAGGTGCTGCTCGAGTCCACCGCGGTGGGCAAGCACCTGTTCCTCACGTTCGCCTCGGGTGACGTGCTGCGCGTGCACCTGGGCCTGTACGGCGCCTGGGACTTCCACGGCCGGCTGACGCCCGTGACCACGGGTGAGCTCGCCTGGGGCTCGATGGGTGCGCCACGTCTGCGCCGCGTGCTGCGCATGGGCGAGGACGAGCGCGAGGGCCCGGCCGACGAGGGCGGGCTGGTCGCGCAGTTCCCGCCGGACCCCGTCGGTCAGGTGCGTGTGCGGCTCGCGTCGCAGGAGACGGTCGCGGACCTGCGCGGCCCGTCGGCGTGCGAGGTGCTCGACCCCGCGGGTGCCGCCGCCGCGGTCGAGCGGCTGGGGCCGGACCCGGCGACGCTCACCGACGACGACGAGCGTGCCGCGGCGGGCCGCGAGATGGTGCGGCGTCTGCGCGCGCGCTCGGTCGCCGTGGGTCAGCTGCTCATGGACCAGGCCGTGGTCGCGGGGATCGGCAACATCTACCGCGCCGAGCTGCTGTTCCGCGCGCGCCTGGACCCGCGCACGCCCGGCCGCCAGGTCCCGGTGCGGACCGCGACCGCGCTGTGGGAGGACTGGGCGACGCTCCTGGCCACGGGCATCGCCGAGGGCATGATCATCACGCGCGACGACCTGACGCCCGACGAGCGCCGGGCCGCCGCCACGGACACCAGGCTCCGGCACTGGGTGTACCACCGCGCGGGTGAGCCCTGCCGCGTGTGCGGCACGCCCGTGCTGGTCGAGGACATGGCCGCCCGCAAGCTCTACCGCTGCCCGACGTGCCAGCGCCGACCCCGCACCACCACGAGGAAGACATGA
- a CDS encoding Ig domain protein, translating into MSARRRLVAGLSALTLVGTLLGAGVAAGTAASAATGVPAAALAAADEVVETNVALIAEPTVSYVPGWNKASALNDGTEATPDGHGSVWGTYGQFEPQHWAQYDWQWPVTVSRSAVWFWNDANGSANVLSPAAWHLEYKDAAGDFQPVDVATYPIATGTAQVLGPNTVTFTPVTTTALRIVLDAQERGTPDPYYAVAATEWQAWGTGGTEPEEPVDPDAPIAVEDVAVRTLVGQAPSLPDEVWVLPENGPLTYVDATWDPVPAGDVGEIGTAAVVGTAGTVDLSATVHVVADLASPVDEVDHTTTITTPGVAPVCARSVTAWHTDGSADSTTPVTWDAADPADYAEPEQLFVVEGEVAGFAPPVECTVWVIAPVVDEEAPGVVVDVDSAPASSGWYTTAPQVSVRVVEGGAPVESVELRIGDGDWQPYTEPVTVDAQGAVTVAARATDTEDRTGEGTRALKIDTRAPVTGIDHVRGATSATFTLTPTDPEPGAGLSRTLFSYGPSTDPESSENVMWATYDEPFGVSLDADRPVYVHVRSQDLAGNQEETRTVELAATGPLAVTPAAPVLTAPRCVEGEAVDGSLAIPATTGVVYRIGGATVTGTVAVPAGQTVTVVARPATGYTFVGDAQVVSFVVTAAVPDCTPAPRHVEPGTVTVTGTPTVGRRLTATAAGWGPDGVRLAYQWYADGTAVLGGNAPSLVLTPAHAGATITVRATGFGDGLVTASLMSGPVGRVARATFVAPRPTVAGTLKVGSTLTARLGTWQPAPTGVTYRWLADGTTITGATGSTLRLTSKHVGKKIAVAVTGTRAGYTTVTVTSVARTWSLQAGAVTISGTPAVGKTLRADPGTWGPGTVTLRYQWKVNGVAVTGATSRTYTVRGADRGDKVTVTVTGSKTGFPTTSRTSGAVRIR; encoded by the coding sequence ATGAGCGCGCGGCGCCGGCTGGTCGCCGGCCTGTCCGCCCTCACGCTCGTCGGGACGCTGCTGGGTGCGGGAGTCGCGGCCGGGACGGCGGCGAGTGCGGCCACCGGGGTGCCCGCGGCCGCGCTCGCGGCTGCCGACGAGGTGGTCGAGACCAACGTCGCGCTGATCGCCGAGCCGACCGTGAGCTACGTGCCCGGCTGGAACAAGGCGTCCGCGCTCAACGACGGCACCGAGGCCACGCCCGACGGCCACGGCTCCGTGTGGGGCACGTACGGCCAGTTCGAGCCGCAGCACTGGGCGCAGTACGACTGGCAGTGGCCCGTCACGGTCAGCCGGTCCGCGGTGTGGTTCTGGAACGACGCCAACGGTTCCGCGAACGTGCTGAGCCCCGCGGCGTGGCACCTGGAGTACAAGGACGCAGCGGGCGACTTCCAGCCCGTGGACGTGGCCACGTACCCGATCGCGACCGGCACCGCGCAGGTGCTCGGCCCCAACACCGTGACGTTCACGCCCGTGACCACCACGGCGCTGCGCATCGTCCTGGACGCGCAGGAGCGCGGCACGCCCGACCCGTACTACGCGGTGGCCGCCACCGAGTGGCAGGCGTGGGGGACCGGTGGCACCGAGCCCGAGGAGCCCGTCGACCCCGACGCGCCGATCGCGGTCGAGGACGTCGCGGTGCGCACGCTCGTCGGGCAGGCGCCCAGCCTTCCCGACGAGGTGTGGGTGCTGCCCGAGAACGGCCCGCTGACGTACGTCGACGCGACGTGGGACCCCGTGCCCGCCGGTGACGTCGGCGAGATCGGGACCGCGGCGGTCGTCGGGACCGCGGGCACGGTGGACCTGTCGGCGACCGTGCACGTGGTCGCCGACCTGGCGTCCCCGGTCGATGAGGTGGACCACACCACGACCATCACCACGCCCGGCGTGGCACCCGTGTGCGCGCGCAGCGTGACCGCATGGCACACGGACGGCAGCGCCGACTCGACCACGCCCGTCACCTGGGACGCGGCCGACCCGGCCGACTACGCGGAACCCGAGCAGCTGTTCGTGGTCGAGGGTGAGGTGGCCGGCTTCGCGCCGCCCGTCGAGTGCACGGTGTGGGTCATCGCACCGGTGGTCGACGAGGAGGCCCCCGGGGTCGTCGTCGACGTGGACTCCGCGCCCGCTTCGTCGGGCTGGTACACCACGGCACCGCAGGTCAGCGTGCGCGTGGTCGAGGGCGGTGCGCCCGTCGAATCCGTGGAGCTGCGCATCGGCGACGGCGACTGGCAGCCGTACACGGAGCCCGTGACCGTCGACGCCCAGGGTGCGGTGACCGTCGCGGCCCGCGCGACCGACACCGAGGACCGCACGGGCGAGGGCACGCGCGCGCTGAAGATCGACACGCGCGCACCCGTCACCGGCATCGACCACGTGCGGGGAGCGACGTCCGCGACGTTCACGCTCACGCCCACGGACCCCGAGCCCGGCGCGGGCCTGTCCCGCACGCTGTTCTCCTACGGCCCGAGCACGGACCCCGAGTCCAGCGAGAACGTCATGTGGGCCACGTACGACGAGCCGTTCGGCGTCTCGCTGGACGCGGACCGGCCCGTCTACGTGCACGTGCGCTCGCAGGACCTGGCGGGCAACCAGGAGGAGACCCGCACGGTCGAGCTCGCCGCCACGGGCCCGCTCGCGGTGACCCCCGCGGCACCCGTGCTCACCGCCCCGCGGTGCGTGGAGGGCGAGGCGGTCGACGGGTCGCTCGCGATCCCGGCCACCACCGGCGTGGTGTACCGCATCGGCGGCGCGACGGTCACGGGCACGGTCGCCGTGCCTGCGGGCCAGACCGTGACCGTCGTGGCGCGGCCCGCCACGGGGTACACGTTCGTCGGGGACGCGCAGGTGGTGTCGTTCGTCGTGACCGCCGCCGTGCCCGACTGCACGCCGGCACCGCGGCACGTCGAGCCCGGCACCGTGACCGTCACGGGCACCCCGACCGTCGGCCGGCGGCTCACCGCGACCGCGGCCGGCTGGGGACCGGACGGCGTGCGCCTGGCGTACCAGTGGTACGCCGACGGCACGGCGGTGCTCGGCGGCAACGCACCGAGCCTGGTGCTGACGCCCGCGCACGCCGGCGCGACGATCACGGTGCGCGCCACCGGGTTCGGCGACGGGCTCGTCACGGCCTCGCTCATGTCCGGACCAGTCGGGCGCGTCGCCCGGGCGACGTTCGTCGCGCCCCGGCCCACCGTGGCCGGAACCCTGAAGGTCGGCTCGACCCTCACGGCCCGGCTCGGCACGTGGCAGCCCGCACCCACGGGCGTGACGTATCGGTGGCTCGCGGACGGCACGACCATCACGGGCGCCACCGGCAGCACGCTTCGGCTGACCAGCAAGCACGTCGGCAAGAAGATCGCCGTCGCGGTCACCGGCACCCGGGCGGGCTACACCACCGTGACCGTCACCTCGGTGGCGCGCACGTGGTCGCTGCAGGCCGGTGCGGTGACGATCAGCGGCACGCCCGCGGTCGGCAAGACGCTGCGCGCGGACCCCGGCACGTGGGGTCCGGGCACCGTCACGCTGCGCTACCAGTGGAAGGTGAACGGCGTCGCGGTCACGGGCGCCACGTCGCGCACGTACACCGTGCGCGGCGCCGATCGTGGCGACAAGGTCACGGTCACCGTCACGGGCAGCAAGACCGGCTTCCCGACGACGAGCCGCACCTCGGGTGCCGTCCGCATCCGCTGA
- a CDS encoding LytR C-terminal domain-containing protein: MSDADRARALRRRHMHERQAVVFGVLLATLAVVGLGAAAVYTGSLSLPFVEEEFSASPTPTPVVRSYPCPPEGARPVSYGKITVNVYNSTKTGGLAAKTLASFTDRGFKEGKTANQPEFEGTALVTFGRKGIAAAYTVAAHIPGAQLKLDARKDATVDVTVGTEYTALIPVDEVKLDAKEPLVAPKGCTPLADLKPTATTAPKPTKSASSD, encoded by the coding sequence GTGAGCGACGCGGACCGCGCCCGCGCGCTGCGCCGGCGCCACATGCACGAACGTCAGGCCGTGGTGTTCGGCGTCCTGCTGGCGACCCTTGCGGTGGTCGGCCTGGGCGCCGCGGCCGTCTACACCGGGAGCCTGAGCCTGCCGTTCGTCGAGGAGGAGTTCTCGGCCAGCCCGACCCCCACCCCCGTGGTCCGCTCGTACCCGTGCCCGCCGGAGGGTGCGCGCCCGGTCTCGTACGGCAAGATCACGGTCAACGTCTACAACTCCACCAAGACCGGCGGTCTGGCGGCGAAGACGCTCGCGTCGTTCACCGACCGCGGCTTCAAGGAGGGCAAGACCGCGAACCAGCCCGAGTTCGAGGGCACGGCGCTGGTCACGTTCGGCCGCAAGGGCATCGCGGCCGCGTACACGGTCGCGGCGCACATCCCGGGCGCCCAGCTCAAGCTCGACGCGCGCAAGGACGCCACGGTCGACGTGACGGTGGGCACCGAGTACACGGCGCTGATCCCGGTCGACGAGGTCAAGCTCGACGCCAAGGAGCCGCTGGTCGCGCCCAAGGGGTGCACGCCGCTCGCTGACCTCAAGCCGACCGCGACGACCGCCCCGAAGCCGACGAAGTCCGCCTCGTCGGACTGA
- a CDS encoding LLM class F420-dependent oxidoreductase: MQLRIFTEPQQGATYDDLLAVAQATEELGFDAFFRSDHYLAMGGTGLPGPTDAWTTLAGLARETSRIRLGTLVSSVTYRYPGILAIQVAQVDQMSGGRVELGLGTGWFEAEHTAYGIPFPRKRFDLLEEQLEIVTGLWGTPLGETYSHTGAHYTLTDSPALPKPVQQARGRAGVPVIVGGNGPRRTPALAARYASEFNLAFPELDTVADKFAGVRSACEQIDRPADELVLSAAFVLCVGRDEAEFRRRAQAIGREPDELREHGLAGTPGEVAERLRWLGEQGATRTYLQVLDLADLDHLALVAEEVVPQLT; encoded by the coding sequence ATGCAGCTGCGCATCTTCACCGAGCCCCAGCAGGGCGCCACGTACGACGACCTGCTCGCGGTCGCCCAGGCCACCGAGGAGCTGGGCTTCGACGCCTTCTTCCGCTCCGACCACTACCTGGCCATGGGCGGCACGGGGCTGCCCGGCCCCACCGACGCGTGGACCACGCTCGCGGGCCTGGCCCGGGAGACGTCCCGCATCCGGCTCGGCACGCTCGTCTCGTCGGTCACCTACCGCTACCCGGGCATCCTGGCGATCCAGGTGGCACAGGTGGACCAGATGTCCGGCGGCCGCGTGGAGCTGGGCCTGGGCACGGGCTGGTTCGAGGCCGAGCACACCGCGTACGGCATCCCGTTCCCGCGCAAGCGGTTCGACCTGCTCGAGGAGCAGCTCGAGATCGTCACGGGTCTGTGGGGCACGCCTCTGGGGGAGACGTACTCGCACACCGGCGCGCACTACACGCTCACGGACTCGCCGGCGCTGCCCAAGCCGGTCCAGCAGGCGCGGGGCCGCGCGGGTGTGCCCGTGATCGTCGGCGGCAACGGCCCCCGCAGGACGCCCGCGCTCGCGGCCCGGTACGCGAGCGAGTTCAACCTCGCGTTCCCGGAGCTGGACACGGTCGCGGACAAGTTCGCGGGTGTGCGCAGCGCGTGCGAGCAGATCGACCGGCCCGCCGACGAGCTGGTCCTCTCGGCCGCGTTCGTGCTGTGCGTGGGCCGCGACGAGGCCGAGTTCCGGCGCCGCGCGCAGGCGATCGGCCGCGAGCCCGACGAGCTGCGCGAGCACGGCCTGGCTGGCACGCCCGGCGAGGTGGCGGAGCGGCTGCGGTGGCTGGGGGAGCAGGGCGCCACGCGCACGTACCTGCAGGTGCTGGACCTGGCGGACCTGGACCACCTGGCGCTGGTCGCCGAGGAGGTCGTCCCTCAGCTGACCTGA
- a CDS encoding glycosyltransferase 87 family protein, translating to MLRSPLALWCAFLLVHGWILVVGVWWKPSETFWDIDLYRWWVWQGLHQGVWPVLDGPWVYPVGALVPMLAAGVGGTGYGHGYALAWTLWLTAFNAAGVLALLHAPRVIGHRQVARTQAGAWWWIAFIALLGPVAIGRLDGAVAPIVVGALVLALRHPAVASALLTFGAWVKVAPGALLLPLVLVVRRKAEVVAAAATVSAVVVLGVAAGGGAAHLTSFLDQQDGRGLQIEAVGATPWVLASTWRPDLRIELNAELVTWEVHGTGTQAVADALGALFYLGLAAAAALLWWCTRRLGDRLWTDATVRAQVLMRGALLVSLLLIVLNKVGSPQYVGWIAPPVAVALALRLPRWRTTACLVAGIAGVTQLVFPWGYADITGGGTGMVLVLAARNVALVVLTVLVVRDLVRDVRTAAPARAIPAEPRPEAQVS from the coding sequence TTGCTGCGATCGCCGCTGGCCCTGTGGTGCGCGTTCCTCCTGGTGCACGGCTGGATCCTGGTCGTGGGCGTGTGGTGGAAGCCCAGTGAGACGTTCTGGGACATCGACCTGTACCGGTGGTGGGTGTGGCAGGGCCTGCACCAGGGCGTGTGGCCCGTGCTGGACGGGCCGTGGGTGTACCCGGTCGGCGCGCTGGTGCCGATGCTCGCCGCGGGCGTCGGCGGCACCGGGTACGGACACGGCTACGCCCTCGCGTGGACGCTGTGGCTCACCGCCTTCAACGCGGCGGGCGTGCTCGCGCTGCTGCACGCGCCACGCGTGATCGGCCACCGGCAGGTGGCGCGGACGCAGGCGGGCGCCTGGTGGTGGATCGCGTTCATCGCGCTGCTGGGCCCCGTCGCGATCGGGCGGCTGGACGGCGCCGTCGCACCGATCGTGGTCGGCGCGCTCGTCCTCGCATTGCGGCACCCCGCCGTGGCCTCGGCGCTGCTGACGTTCGGCGCGTGGGTCAAGGTCGCGCCCGGCGCGCTGCTGCTCCCGCTGGTCCTCGTCGTGCGGCGCAAGGCCGAGGTGGTGGCGGCCGCGGCGACCGTCTCCGCGGTCGTCGTGCTGGGGGTCGCGGCCGGCGGCGGCGCCGCGCACCTCACGTCCTTCCTCGACCAGCAGGACGGCCGCGGGCTGCAGATCGAGGCGGTGGGTGCCACGCCGTGGGTGCTGGCGAGCACCTGGCGGCCCGACCTGCGGATCGAGCTCAACGCGGAGCTCGTGACGTGGGAGGTGCACGGCACCGGCACGCAGGCGGTCGCGGACGCGCTGGGCGCGCTGTTCTACCTGGGGCTGGCCGCCGCGGCCGCGCTGCTGTGGTGGTGCACGCGCCGCCTCGGTGACCGGTTGTGGACCGACGCGACCGTGCGCGCCCAGGTGCTGATGCGCGGCGCGCTCCTGGTCAGCCTGCTGCTGATCGTGCTCAACAAGGTGGGCTCGCCGCAGTACGTCGGGTGGATCGCGCCGCCGGTCGCGGTCGCGCTCGCGCTGCGCCTGCCCCGGTGGCGGACCACCGCATGCCTGGTGGCGGGCATCGCGGGCGTGACGCAGCTGGTGTTCCCGTGGGGCTACGCGGACATCACGGGCGGCGGCACCGGCATGGTGCTGGTGCTCGCCGCCCGCAACGTCGCGCTCGTGGTCCTCACCGTCCTGGTGGTCCGTGACCTGGTGCGGGACGTGCGCACCGCGGCGCCCGCGCGCGCGATCCCGGCCGAGCCCCGGCCGGAGGCTCAGGTCAGCTGA
- a CDS encoding uracil-xanthine permease family protein has protein sequence MTQPSTTKDATQGSRFGWTVHGDGRRITPGQVVSPGERLAWPRTIGIGLQHVVAMFGATFLVPLITGFSAQTTLFFSAIGTLGFLLITGNRVPSYLGSSFAFIVPIAAAKASGGQSVAVGGILLTGLLLAVVGLVVHLAGTRWIDAVMPPVVTGAIVALIGLNLAPVAWGVDETSGFRAAPVTAMCTLGAILLSAVLFRGMLGRLSILVGVAFGYVVALIRGEVDFAELDKAAWVGLPEFVTPSIDFNVLALFLPVVFVLVAENVGHLKSVAAMTGTSLDPMTGRALLADGVATTLAGLGGGSGTTTYAENIGVMAATRVYSTAAYWVAGLAALVLSMSPKFGAAVGTVPPGVIGGAATLLYGMIGLLGARIWIQNRIDFSDPVNLMPAAVALVVGIADFTWTPGDLTFKGIALGTACAIGIYHLMRVVARWRGTTHEPASPASAPGGDEHAVVEGAAH, from the coding sequence GTGACGCAGCCGAGCACGACGAAGGACGCCACCCAGGGCAGCCGGTTCGGGTGGACGGTGCACGGCGACGGCAGGCGGATCACGCCCGGGCAGGTGGTCTCGCCCGGCGAGCGGCTCGCATGGCCGCGGACCATCGGCATCGGCCTGCAGCACGTGGTCGCGATGTTCGGGGCCACGTTCCTGGTGCCGTTGATCACCGGGTTCTCGGCGCAGACCACGCTGTTCTTCTCCGCGATCGGCACGCTCGGCTTCCTGCTCATCACCGGCAACCGCGTGCCCAGCTACCTGGGCTCGAGCTTCGCGTTCATCGTCCCCATCGCCGCCGCGAAGGCCTCAGGCGGTCAGTCCGTCGCCGTCGGCGGCATCCTGCTGACCGGTCTGCTGCTCGCGGTGGTCGGCCTGGTGGTGCACCTGGCCGGGACGCGGTGGATCGACGCCGTCATGCCGCCGGTGGTCACGGGCGCGATCGTCGCGCTCATCGGCCTGAACCTGGCGCCGGTCGCGTGGGGCGTGGACGAGACCAGCGGGTTCCGCGCCGCACCCGTCACGGCCATGTGCACGCTCGGCGCGATCCTGCTCAGCGCGGTCCTGTTCCGCGGCATGCTGGGCCGCCTCTCGATCCTGGTGGGCGTCGCGTTCGGCTACGTCGTCGCACTCATCCGCGGCGAGGTGGACTTCGCGGAGCTCGACAAGGCCGCGTGGGTGGGCCTGCCCGAGTTCGTCACGCCGAGCATCGACTTCAACGTGCTCGCGCTGTTCCTGCCCGTGGTGTTCGTGCTCGTCGCGGAGAACGTGGGCCACCTCAAGTCCGTCGCCGCGATGACCGGCACGAGTCTGGACCCGATGACCGGCCGCGCACTGCTGGCCGACGGCGTCGCCACCACCCTGGCGGGCCTGGGCGGCGGTTCGGGCACCACGACGTACGCCGAGAACATCGGTGTCATGGCCGCGACGCGCGTCTACTCCACGGCCGCGTACTGGGTGGCCGGGCTCGCCGCGCTCGTGCTGTCCATGTCGCCCAAGTTCGGGGCTGCCGTCGGCACCGTCCCGCCCGGGGTGATCGGCGGTGCGGCCACGCTGCTCTACGGCATGATCGGCCTGCTCGGCGCGCGCATCTGGATCCAGAACCGCATCGACTTCTCCGACCCCGTGAACCTCATGCCGGCCGCGGTCGCCCTGGTCGTCGGCATCGCCGACTTCACCTGGACCCCGGGTGACCTGACGTTCAAGGGCATCGCGCTCGGCACGGCGTGCGCCATCGGGATCTACCACCTCATGCGGGTGGTGGCCCGGTGGCGCGGCACCACGCACGAGCCCGCCTCGCCGGCCTCCGCGCCGGGTGGCGACGAGCACGCCGTGGTCGAGGGCGCCGCGCACTGA